TAGCAGTAACGCTAAACAGATGCTTGTTgatttcccagcatccctagcAGGGCAACATATTTATAACCAGACTGTGATGGGCCCTATAATGTTCATTTGGGGTGACTGCAGGAATAGGGGTTCAGCCTTTGCTCTCTCCCTGCTCCAGTCTGGACTCGTACAGCGTTAAGGAAGACGCCTCGGCATTTCCCGGGAAAAGAGCCCTCATTTCCTTCCTGTCCTGGTTCGATTATTGCGATCAGCTCATCAAAGAAGCGCACAGGGTTGGTTTCTGTTATTCGCCCCCCTGAACCCCATCTTTCCTGTGTATGAATAGAACCTTAGAATTATATTGACCGGACTCCCCCTTTTCCCGTTCAGATCGCGGCCTCGGCCATGGCCAGAAGCGTGCGGGAGAGATTCCTTGTTGGCGTCATGGAACCGCAGCTCATGCAGACGTGAGTATTTGGGGGGTTCAGAGTAGCAGGTTAAATAGGGGGGGGGTTACCCCAAAGCTAAATCAAGCGGCAGCAGGTACAGAAACGTCATGTAATCTCCGGCTCCTAAGAGCCACTTGTCATTATGTACCAATGAGTATCGCTCTCTGATTGGACAAAGTAACGCCCCGCCTATTTTCGTTCTACACCAATCCCAGCCCCTAACCTGCGTCCCCATTCCCCCTCTCAGGTCTGAGATCGGCATTCTAACAGCTACCGCTCTGCTCCATCGCATTGTCCGGCAGGTCACGTCCGACTCCCTCCTGGAACAGATCGTCTACTTCCTGCTCGGGGAGCACCGGGAGCCGGAGACGCTGCGAGACGTGCAGAAAAGCCCCCTGCGCCACCGCCTGATAGAGCACTGCAACCATATCTCCGACGAGGTGAGGGCTGGCTCTAATGAGATCTCCCCGCCCCCTTGCACTTAGCCCCGCCTTCAGGCTGACTCATTAGGGGACTGTCACATGAGCCAGAAAGAATGCACTTGCCCTTTACAtattaaagcaaatgtaaatTCCCAGTTATTTGCTCTGCACCGTGAGCCCCCGAGCCCTGCAGGATCCTGTATGGCGAGTTCCCAACCTACACAGAAATGAGCCGCCTCCCATATCTTGTATTGTGTGATTGTCAGCATTGGGCCCACTCACCATGGGATGTCAGAAAAGCAGTTActgattaaaggggttggtcacctttgagttaactcttagtatgatgtagagagtcatattctaagacaattttgcagtcggtctttattttttattaatcgtagttttttaattatttcagtttttgttcagcagctgtccagtttggagtttcagcagctatttggttgctagggtccaaattaccttagcaacccgagagtggtttgaatgagagactggtatatgaataggggaggggctgaatagaaagataaggaataaaaagtaacaataacaataaaactggagcctcacagagcaatagggtttggctgccggggtcagaatggtggaaagagttagaagaagtaggtaaataattaaaaaacttaaaacattaaataatgaagaccaattgaaaagttgctttaacCAATAGAGTTGGCTAGTAGGGTGGATTTGGCCAATAGAGTTCATTATTGGTTAGTAGGGTGGATGTGGCCAGTAGAGTTCATCATTGGCTAGTAGGGTGGATGTGGCCAGTAGAGTTTGTTAGTGGCTAGTAGGGTGCATCTAACCGTTGGAGTTTGCCTGTGGCTCTTACAGATCAGCATTATGACCCTCCGGCTGTTTGAGCATCTCCTGCAGAAGCCCAGCGAGCACATCCTGTATAACCTGGTTCTGCGCAACCTGGAGGAGCGGAACTACACCGAGTACAAACCCCCGTGCCCCGAGGATAGAGACATAGTGGAGAATGGACAGATCGCGGGGGCAgtgtaagttcccctttaatttgacaGTTTCCTTCAGTAAGCGGAGTGTATAGCCAGGACGTGCGCTAATGCTGGTTACTTCCCTCCTCTCATGGATACAGAGATTTAGAAGAAGACCCCATATTTACAGGCTTGTCCCCAGAAAACACCCTCTCCAAAGAGTGGCTCAGCGCCTCGCCGCCAATTACCCCCGATCATCAACGGACCGACGGCAAGACGGAAGTGCATAAGATTGTAAACAGGTAACTGGGCAGCATGGGGGGGTTATAGTTCAAACCCTGCtatcactgaactacaactcccagcattccatgcTCTTGATATGCATCTCAATAACTgtatcatcccccccccccttcagctTCCTCTGCTTGGTCCCCGACGAGGCAAAATCTTCATATCAGGTGGAGGGCACAGGATATGACACGTACCTCAGGGATGCCCACCGACAGGTATGTAGCTCCGCCCCCTACTGCCACAACTTCCATGTTTAATGCGTCTCAGGGATTTCATTGTTACCAAATGTTCCTTTTCTAGTTCCGGGAATACTGTGCAATCTGCCTGCGGTGGGACTGGCCGGGGGCGGCCAAAGCAATCGAGAAGTGCAATTTGGAGGCGCCTTTCTTTGAGGGCCACTTCCTGAAGGTGCTGTTTGATAGGATGGGCAGGATCCTTGATCAGGTAGGTGTTTGCTTTATAATCAGgaatgaacaaatctgtcctgtttcgctgaaaaaacaactttttgctGCTGCCATTGGCGTCTATGGACGTTTTTTGGGGCGATAAATGTACCGATTGCTATTGATAATGAGTTCAGCTGAATGTATTAATCACCCCCCGCAGCCCTACGATGTCAATTTACAAGTAACGTCGGTGCTGTCCAAGCTGTCCCTGTTCCCCCACCCGCACATACACGAGTTCCTGTTGGACCCCTATGTCAACCTGGCGCCCGGATGTCGCTCTCTGTTCTCTGTTATAGTCAGGGTAAGTACCTGCGCCATTTTGTTCTGCCATCATGTGAGTGCTGGGGGGGAGTGTAGGGCGCCCCACTCTCAGATACAATCCCATTCTAAGCAGCCCGGGATATCGCTTCCCTTATGGATAGGAAAGTCATGTGTTGCATTGTCTGCCCTCTGATTGGAGAGCTGTTCTGCACTCAGCCCCAGCCAGACTCCGCctctatatatacataaactgtatataataCAAATGTTTATCTTCTGCCCCCCCGCAGGTGGTTGGAGACCTCATGGTGAGAATCCAGCGAATCCCAGAGTTCACCCCGAAACTCCTGCTTGTGAGGAAGCGATTGTTGGGCATTGAACCCGATGGGCCGATGTAAGAGATTTTGTTCTGTTGTTCTGTGTGTGGTACCAACATGAGAAGGATCACTGAGATAAAGGTTGTGTCACTCATGGGGGTCCCACCTGATGTTTAGATGAGGATATCCTGATGGCACCAAGGCTATATAAGCAAGGCTTTGGGTATGGTTTATATAACAGAAatggttaaagggcaagtaaaccccaGAATTTATATGACCTGGTTTGTTAAGACAAAGGCACAAAGTCTCCATGTCAGTTTTCCATTGGCACTTTGGCCTGGGAGAAGTGGCTTCTCACTCTACCCTGCTAGTTCCGGTTACATAGTTCTGGTTCGACAACAGTCGGTCCCCTTGGGTTACAGTCGGTAGGTGTAGCAAAAGCCCATTGGTACCTCACTTGTGCCAGCTCACTCCTGTGGCCTTCCATTACTATAGCAGCTCTACCCAAGATTTACTGGGGGCATAGAGCCGATGATTGTGGGAATCAGCACAGCCCTAGGCCATAAgactaataaaatatatatttacttgccctttaatcaccATTTATCCTCAAGAGCACAAGGTAAATCTCCCCTTTATCCCTTTCCCAGGGTCGACCACATGACACTATTGGAAGGGGTGATTGTACTGGAGGAATTCTGCAAGGAGTTGGCCGCCATCGCTTTCGTCAAGTTTCACAGCTCCAGCAGCCCATAGCGCCCCCCAGTGTGGATTTTACAAACCGCAAGACCAAATTTTACTTTTCCGttcttttatctgtttttttttttttttttgtgcagcaaaACATTTAGAAAGACTGACGCCATGTTGGATGGAAAGGGAAGCTGATTTGTTTCTGTAGCGATCATTTGTTTTTTAGCGGCCGCCGCTTCTACCTTCGTCCCAACGGGGGGCGGGTAGATTCCAAGGCTCAAGCAGAAGGGTCTTATGGGAAAATACGCATAttccctttattaaaggggaagcgcTGGATTTCCTTTATTTGGTTACCTTAAGTGTTTTTAGAAACTTTTAAGCTACTGGAGACATCTGCACTTCGCAAAGGCTCGTTGCTTCGTCACCCAATCAGCGGACTCggattttactcttttttttttaaactgcttttAATGGAAATATAAATGTTTACGGCTCACACACTGAAAACAGTGCATTTATCTTCGTTGGGTGTCAGCCGGACCCCTTTAACCCCATCACTGCCAAGAGGACTTTTACAAAGAGACACAAGTATATAACCCACTGAGGGACACGGAAGGAACCAGAACCTCCGGTCCGGGTACCGAGCAGCTTTGTGCCCTGCCACATTCACCAAGGACACTGGCTCGGCGTACGGCATGTGTTCCTGAGTATTATTTTATATCCCTGTGCTCTGGAGATGCTGCTAATTAGTTGGAGCGCCACTAAGACTAAAACCTTATTAATTCCTATTAGAAATCAGTGCAAATGGCGAGCATTTTATCCTTCCATTACCGCGGGCAGGCGTCTGCgtcttctctctctctgccccagcgGTTGTTTTATTGTGAGACCTGCCCCATCAGTCTCGTCGACCCCATTAATTCCTGTAAAAGTTGCTTCAAAACTCGGCGTCTGTCTGCGCTTTGCACCTCGTGGCGGATAAAAAAAAGAGAGTGCAGAGAGTGCGCCATTGGCCAGCGCTGTCCTTATGGGCTGCCGTAGGGCACGTGCTTAGTACAGcgcttaagctgcccatacacgctcTGATTTTAGTCTTTTTCCGTCAAACATTGAATGTATGTTTTAATACAACGATCTAACATTCaacctgaaattgtaggataaagccctaaaaataaccaatggggaggatgttctgaacatgaacaCCGAAATTCAGTAACCCAGGGGGGCCAGACCTTTTTTGTCTGCGATCGGCCAATGACCCGGGGATGTGGAAGTGAGGCGCGAATGCGTACATacacattcacgcagcacttccgcatccctggCTTCAtcatggtccaccagaaatccacgggggatcgactggtggacagTGATCAACATATTTGTCACCCCTgctctaacctgtctgatcgacttAACGAGCAGTCGCCATGCTACAAAAATTTCGAGCCAACAAACGAAACGCGTTTCGCACAgttatatcagtgcgtgtatgggcagctttagatgaGCCCTTCCGCTAAcgttccctaacttgcacatctggaTGATGCCCAGGCTTAGGGGCAGCAGGGGGGGACCCCTATGTGCCTTTCCCCTTCCACCCCTTATAGATACAGAATGCAGGCAGCACAGTATTTATGGGGGCACTTGCAGAGACCTATGGCAGATTGctcctgtttttgcactttgcaccctgctttccACTGCGCCCCCTTGGACGCCCCAATCATTGCGCTGCCCGTAGCTGTGTGTTTCCTTCCTATACAGGATGTTTGTGTGCCCCTGGTCCTGTTACTTTCAGTACTGAGCGCTGCCGCTGCTCCTGTTGCTGCAGGGATAGTGACGCCTTTATAGAGACATGGGAAGGCCCCACAACAGGAGCAGCATCGCGTTCATCTATTCCCATTTCCACTAgacaaatacaaaataagaagGGGCTCTCTGTCCCTTTATCTTCCACATGTTTAtaagaaaaatgttatttaagttaaagaaatgtaaaataatctATTGCAGAAGTGAATGTCACAAATTTGTTGTAGATTCCGGTCTTATTTTAGCAGTAAATCTCAGCTTTCTGTTTGTGCCGAGTGGATATTATGTATCTGTCTGTAGCTGAGCGTTGGGGCCGTAAGCTCTCTGTCTCCGGGCAGTAACACAGAGGCGGGCAGTCCTACATGCAGCTGTtttgtactacatttcccagcatccttacTGAAGCAAACTGCTGGCAACTGTAGTGGACGAGATGGCTGCAGGTCTGAAATCCCTATTGTGGGTCTCTAGCCTtgtgagaaaatgtattttattgtaattattacagaatatattttattatccGTTGGTGAGCTCTGTGCTCATTCAGCTACTGACCTTATATTGCCTTAAAGCTCACTGTATAATAACTGATAAATGTTCCAAAGGGTCTCTGTGTCGGTGGGAGTGTCAGCGCATGAATGGAATTGCTCCTCTGTTTTAATTTGCCATTATGGAACTTGATTGGCTGCTGCACACCCATGCCCCTACAGTGGCCTTATGGCAAAATCCATGCCACCTAAACCTGGCTCAGCACAGTGCATTGGTGATGGGGAGACCAGCAAATTATGGGGGACAAGGTTTGTGGCACAAGTTGTGACCCTGGTTGGCATCCCCGGGGCTTCTGGGAGTTAGAGAGCCAAATGCTGACAGGTTGATTTAAACAATGTTATTTCCATCAGGAACATTCCCAGTGCATAGCGCAAATCAAAAGTTTAATGGCACTGAACGTGCAgctcttgctgaactacaattcccagaatacCCTGAAAACTGCTGGCTCAGTATCTGTGGGGCCGTCTTTAATTCCCAAAAGTGTTTCTAGTTGGCTTCCTCCCTGTAATAAAGAGTCTAAAGCTGGAAAATACTCACCGGCACAGATATCTGTCAGCTGCTGTTTTCTGACAAAACAATACTTGGGCCAATAATTAGCTCAATCAAAGAGCCAATTGAGTCTATAAGCAAACTGATTGGCCAGTGGGCCACTGAGGGTTCTGGGAGCTGTATTGCAGCAAGAGATTTAGGTGCTACTGTGCAAGCTCGTTAGCCAGGGGCCTTAATTAGTTCAGGTTTTGCTTGTCTGGGAATGTAACGTTGTGTCCCACAGAGCAGacattcttagcattcttttcATCCAGGCCTCGCCCACGGGAACCATCACTGCTCCGGTACAATTGGGCCACGGGGGCCTGCAGGCTTTCCTGGTTTAACCTCAGCTCCACAGAACAAAGGGAAACCTGCTGTTGTTTTAGgcataaaaaaagcaaattgttttACATTTCCATTTAATTTCAGAAGAGGAAACATATTGAGAATCTGCTGCAGAGCCCACTTGGCCCTAGTTGAGAACTTGGGATTTGTTCTGAGCCAGAATAAGCCCATATAGGGTACGACAGGAATGACATTAGTCTTCCATTTAGAAGAACAATCCTAGAAATCACCTTTACAATCCAAGGGGCAGTTGTTTGGTTCCTTGACCCAATCCCCTGACATTGCACTGGGGACAGGAACCAGCACCACCAGCAACAACGCAAACTCACTGACAACATTCCATTTAGAAACCCAAACACAAGACAGGACCTTCTGGGAAACACTGCCCATCTGGTCCAGATAAGGTTCAGGATCAGTGCAAATATGAAACAGACCAGAACCACTGCCGACGTCTCACACAGAAGTAACAGGCAAAGTAATTGCAAACCAGTAaatgtgccatataatgagggatCAGGGTTATGTTTCCATAAAGCTTGGCACAAATGGCAATGGAAGAAATTATTGGCACTGGGAGCATTATATACAGGGCTGCGCAGCAAGAAACCAAGAGCATAGAGGGCAATATTCCCAGCTGGCTACTGCACCAGAACCTAGGTGACTGGCACACCAAGTAGCCTAAATGCCATGATAAGTTTCATGACCCCTTCCTTGCAATAAGAGAAGCTACTGGGCATCGGCCCGAGGATAAagttaatggggaaaaaaaaacctttagatATATTTCAAAAGATAATGTGCCAGTAATTGGGAAGATGGGAGTGCCCGCAGGGCAAGGGAACAGTTTGGCACTTCTGAAAATTCCTTGTGTCGGCCACAAGGTGGCGTTATGACAGAGAAGCAATTACACCATGTACCTGTGCATTGGCACTGCCCCTTGCTGCAGGGGTTACAAACATGGCTGCACAGGCTGAATCATTTCTACCTGCAGGGCATTCTGTTTGGTGCCCGTTACCTACAGTCTGGGTCAGTGCTCAGCAGTCACCTCATTGGCTCCCTGTTATTAGCACCTGTCAGCTGGGCAAGGGGGCCCCGGGCACTTACAGCTCGGCCACTGTCGGCCTCTGAGCAGAAATCTGctgctgttttgcaaaaaaagaagTTTAGGAAGTTCCTGCCAGCCAAAGCCTGCGGAAAGCTAAGCTTTTATGGGAGATTCTCCAATAGAAAGCAGATTTCTCCAA
The sequence above is a segment of the Xenopus tropicalis strain Nigerian chromosome 7, UCB_Xtro_10.0, whole genome shotgun sequence genome. Coding sequences within it:
- the fam160b1 gene encoding protein FAM160B1 (The RefSeq protein has 1 substitution compared to this genomic sequence), whose translation is MARSVRERFLVGVMEPQLMQTSEIGILTATALLHRIVRQVTSDSLLEQIVYFLLGEHREPETLRDVQKSPLRHRLIEHCNHISDEISIMTLRLFEHLLQKPSEHILYNLVLRNLEERNYTEYKPPCPEDRDIVENGQIAGAVDLEEDPIFTDLSPENTLSKEWLSASPPITPDHQRTDGKTEVHKIVNSFLCLVPDEAKSSYQVEGTGYDTYLRDAHRQFREYCAICLRWDWPGAAKAIEKCNLEAPFFEGHFLKVLFDRMGRILDQPYDVNLQVTSVLSKLSLFPHPHIHEFLLDPYVNLAPGCRSLFSVIVRVVGDLMVRIQRIPEFTPKLLLVRKRLLGIEPDGPMVDHMTLLEGVIVLEEFCKELAAIAFVKFHSSSSP
- the fam160b1 gene encoding protein FAM160B1 isoform X1, whose translation is MFSKITSILQQAVEALAPSLPLQEDFVYHWKAITHYYIETSDDKAPVTDTNIPSHLEQMLDILVQEENERESGETGPCMEYLLHHKVLETLYTLGKADCPPGMKQQVLVFYTKLLGRIRQPLLPHINVHRPVQKLIRLCGEVLANPTENEEIQFLCIVCAKLKQDPYLVNFFLENKSKASQSVGYTNSAPGAPGSTQQEMVDDTGQPVPPGAERSVGANAELGSDPVSSSGDLNPSATSEASANHIQQDYNLVNSLLNLTKSPDGRIAVKACEGLMLLVSLPEVAAAKCLTQSTCLCQLLTDRLTSLYQALPHSIDPLDIETVEGINWGLDSYSVKEDASAFPGKRALISFLSWFDYCDQLIKEAHRIAASAMARSVRERFLVGVMEPQLMQTSEIGILTATALLHRIVRQVTSDSLLEQIVYFLLGEHREPETLRDVQKSPLRHRLIEHCNHISDEISIMTLRLFEHLLQKPSEHILYNLVLRNLEERNYTEYKPPCPEDRDIVENGQIAGAVDLEEDPIFTGLSPENTLSKEWLSASPPITPDHQRTDGKTEVHKIVNSFLCLVPDEAKSSYQVEGTGYDTYLRDAHRQFREYCAICLRWDWPGAAKAIEKCNLEAPFFEGHFLKVLFDRMGRILDQPYDVNLQVTSVLSKLSLFPHPHIHEFLLDPYVNLAPGCRSLFSVIVRVVGDLMVRIQRIPEFTPKLLLVRKRLLGIEPDGPMVDHMTLLEGVIVLEEFCKELAAIAFVKFHSSSSP